The Nevskiales bacterium region CAGGTCCAGGCCGCGCCGCTCCTGCATCACCATGAGTGCTGCCTGCAGCGGCTCGCGCACCTCGCCGCCGTAGCGCTCGACCTGGCGCAGCACGCCGAGCACGCCCGCCAACTCGGGGACGTCGAGTACCTGCCCCATGCTGGCCAGCACGTCGCCCAGGTCACCGCCGGCGTCGATCTGGCGCAGCGCGAGACGGAATTCATTGCCCAGCTCCGGCAGCACGCCGCCGCCGTCGCGCACCAGGCTGTGCAGCGCCTGGCGCGTGGACAGCCCCGCTTCCAGCAGCAGCATCATGAGGTTGACGAACAGCGGCACCTCGGCGCGGATGCGCCGCTGCCGCTCGGCGGCCTGTCGGCGCAGCAGCCAGCGCGGCAACAGCAGCGCAACGATGACCGCCATGGTCCCCAGCAGCGCGGCCTGCAGCCCCAGGCCGCGGGTCAATGCCAGCGCCAGCAGCAGCACGAACACCAGCGCCGGCAGGCCGATCTGCAGCAGGTAATAGGCGGTACGCGCGCGCGCCTCGCGCCAGCCGGCGCGCACCAGCAGCAGGTCGATGCCGACGTCGTCCTCGAACCAGCGCTCCATGCCGCGCCCGCCCTCGGCCAGGCGCTGCCACCATGCCCCGCCTTCGCGCGGCGCCGCGACATCGTCCTCGGGCGCCAGCCGCTCGGCCAGGCGCATGCGGTCACGCGCGGACAGCACGGCCGCCAAACCCGCCGCCAGCGCGAGCACGCCCAGCCCCACCGCCAGCGCAACCAGCAGCGGCAGACTCATGCGCCGCCCTCCGTGCTGCGCAGCATGCGCCAGATGATCAGCCCGCCGAGCAGCTGCAGGCCGGCGGCGCCGGACAGCAGCACGCGACCCAGTGCGTCGTTCCACATGTCGGTGTAGAAGGCCGGGTTGCGCAGCAGGATGAACAGGCTGATGCCCAGCGGGATGACGAACAGCAGCAGGGCCGAGAAACGCGTCTCGGCAGTCAGCGCGCGCAGCTCGCGCGCCGCGGTGCCGCGGGCGCGGATAACCTGCACCAGACTCTTGATCATGTTGCGGATGCTGCCGCCATAGCGGCGGTTGACGCGCGCCGTCATGGCCAGCACGTGCACGTCCGGCAGGTCGTGTACCTCGGCCGCCTGCGCCAGCGCGTCCTCGATCGGCGCGCCCAGCCGTACCTGGCGCGCCACCCCCAGGAACAGCCCGCGCAGGGGCTCGACACCCTCGCGCGCAGCCTCGGCGAAGGCTTCCTCCAGGGTGTTGCCGGCGATCAGCGCCCGCAGCACGTGCTCGAGGAAGTCCGGCAGCTGGGCCACGATCTGGCGTTGG contains the following coding sequences:
- a CDS encoding type II secretion system F family protein, with protein sequence MNVLLWLLLALLSGLLVLGAAALLLQARRREIQDEVLARLQLGLAGDETGWRRPQPVSNPVLRAACHRFWQAGLDFSAGQVAGILSGLALAALLLMLLLGLLAGLLLAGLGLVGGLLLLQQLAGRRQRQIVAQLPDFLEHVLRALIAGNTLEEAFAEAAREGVEPLRGLFLGVARQVRLGAPIEDALAQAAEVHDLPDVHVLAMTARVNRRYGGSIRNMIKSLVQVIRARGTAARELRALTAETRFSALLLFVIPLGISLFILLRNPAFYTDMWNDALGRVLLSGAAGLQLLGGLIIWRMLRSTEGGA
- a CDS encoding type II secretion system F family protein produces the protein MSLPLLVALAVGLGVLALAAGLAAVLSARDRMRLAERLAPEDDVAAPREGGAWWQRLAEGGRGMERWFEDDVGIDLLLVRAGWREARARTAYYLLQIGLPALVFVLLLALALTRGLGLQAALLGTMAVIVALLLPRWLLRRQAAERQRRIRAEVPLFVNLMMLLLEAGLSTRQALHSLVRDGGGVLPELGNEFRLALRQIDAGGDLGDVLASMGQVLDVPELAGVLGVLRQVERYGGEVREPLQAALMVMQERRGLDLRERVNLLAGRMTVVMVLFFFPALMLCVAGPAFSSIFRALRQVMAS